A segment of the Nostoc sp. TCL26-01 genome:
GATACGAGATGCGTATTCTACTAGTGTATCCAGTATTTCCAAAAACCTTTTGGTCATACGAGAAAATTCTGGCTTTAGTCGATCGCAAGGTGTTGTTACCACCGTTGGGCTTAGCAACAGTAGCGGCGATTCTACCCCAAGAATGGGAATATAAGCTGGTGGATCGCAATATTCGTCCAGTCACAGAAGCAGAATGGGCTTGGGCTGATATCGTTATCTTCTCAGCAATGATTGTCCAAAAGCAAGATTTACTAGAGCAAATCCAGGAAGCAAAACGGCGTGGTAAGTTAGTCGCCGTGGGTGGCCCATACCCCACTTCTACACCCAGCGATGTGCAGAATGTGGGTGCAGATTTTCTCATCTTGGATGAAGGGGAAATCACTTTACCCATGTTTGTGGAAGCCGTGCAACGGGGTGAAACCTCTGGGACTTTCCGCACCGCAGAAAAACCAGATGTCACCAGTACACCCATCCCCCGCTTTGATTTACTGGAATTAGATGCCTACGATATGATGTCGGTGCAGTTTTCTCGTGGGTGTCCCTTCCAGTGCGAATTCTGCGACATTATCGTTCTCTACGGGCGCAAACCCCGCACCAAAACCCCAGCCCAGCTACTAGCAGAGTTAGATTATCTCTACGAGTTAGGTTGGCGGCGGGGTGTGTTTATGGTGGATGACAACTTTATTGGTAACAAGCGCAATGTCAAGTTGTTGCTGAAAGAGTTAAAAGTCTGGATGGTTGAGCATCAATATCCCTTTAAGTTTGATACTGAAGCTTCAGTTGACTTAGCACAAGATCAAGAATTACTGGATTTGATGGTTGAGTCTGGTTTCTCCGCCGTGTTTTTGGGAATTGAAACACCAGACGAAGATAGCTTGCAGTTGACGAAAAAATTCCAAAATACTCGTAATTCCCTAGTCGATGCAGTACAGACTATCATTAAGGCTGGTTTGCGCCC
Coding sequences within it:
- a CDS encoding B12-binding domain-containing radical SAM protein; translation: MRILLVYPVFPKTFWSYEKILALVDRKVLLPPLGLATVAAILPQEWEYKLVDRNIRPVTEAEWAWADIVIFSAMIVQKQDLLEQIQEAKRRGKLVAVGGPYPTSTPSDVQNVGADFLILDEGEITLPMFVEAVQRGETSGTFRTAEKPDVTSTPIPRFDLLELDAYDMMSVQFSRGCPFQCEFCDIIVLYGRKPRTKTPAQLLAELDYLYELGWRRGVFMVDDNFIGNKRNVKLLLKELKVWMVEHQYPFKFDTEASVDLAQDQELLDLMVESGFSAVFLGIETPDEDSLQLTKKFQNTRNSLVDAVQTIIKAGLRPMAGFIIGFDGEKAGAGDRIVRFAEQAGIPSTTFAMLQALPNTALWHRLKKEGRLRENQDSNINQTTLMNFVATRPLEDIAREYIEAFCALYDPVQYLDRTYRCFLMLGAPRYKTPFKMPELVVVKALLIVIWRQGIKRETRWKFWHHLFSILKHNPGVVEHYISACAHNEHFMEYRQIVRDQIEKQLADYLAQGTETPYVVVEEKAKAVVS